Part of the Usitatibacter palustris genome, CAGCATTACTGGCCGCGGTTCGCAGGCGATGAGCTCCCCACCGGCGACGTGAGCATCGCGCTGGCACTCGCCGACAAGCTCGAATCGCTCATCGGCCTGTTCGGCATCGGCCAGGTGCCCACCGGCGACAAGGATCCTTTCGGATTGCGCCGCGCGGCCCTCGGCGTGCTGCGCATCCTTTCGGAGAAGGCCGAGGCCCGCGAGTTGGATCTCGGTGTGCTGCTTCGGGAAGGCGTCGAGGGTTTCCCCGCAGGCAAGCTCGGCGCGGAGACCGCGGCATCGGTGCACGCATTCATGCTCGATCGCCTGCGCTCCATGCTGCGCGACAAGGGCTACGATGCGAACGAGGTCGAGGCCGTGCTGGCCGACAATCCGACGCAGGTGAAGCAGGTGTGGGATCGCATCGAAGCGGTGAAGGCGTTCCGCGCGCTTCCCGAAGCCTCGGCGCTCGCCGCGGCGAACAAACGTATCCAGAACATCCTGCGCAAGTCCGAGGGCTACGGCGCCGTGGACTTTGCACTCCTGCAGCTGCCGGAAGAAAAGCGACTGCGCGAAACGCTCACCAGCGTGACCACGCACGCGAACGATCTTTTCGCGAAGAACGATTTCCGCGGCACGCTCACGGCACTCGCCGCGATCCGCGCCGACGTGGATGCGTTCTTCGACAAGGTGCTGGTGAACGCCGAGGATCCGAAGCTGCGCGCCGCGCGCCTGGGGCTCCTGTCCGACCTGGGAGGCGTCATGAACAAGGTCGCCGACATTTCCAAGCTTTCGAGCTAACGATGAAACTCGTGATCCTCGACCGCGACGGCGTCATCAACTACGACTCCGAGCAGTACATCAAGTCGGCGGCGGAGTGGAAGCCGCTGCCCGGTTCGATCGAAGCCATCGCGCGCTTGAACCAGAACGGGTTTCGCATCGCGGTGGCGACGAACCAGTCGGGCATCGGCCGCGGGCTCTTCGACATGGCCACGCTCAACGCCATGAACGACAAGATGATGGAAATGGTGTTTCGCCTCGGCGGGCGCATCGACGCGCTGTTCTTCTGCCCGCACACGGCCGACGAGAACTGCGGCTGCCGCAAGCCCCGCACCGGCATGTACGAGGAGATCGCGGCGCGCTTCCACACGGAGCTGAAGGGCGTGCCGTGCATCGGCGACGGCCTTCGCGACCTGCAGGCGGCCGAGACCGTCGGCGGCCAACCCATCCTCGTGCTCACCGGCAAGGGCAAGAAGACGCAGGCCGCGGGCGGCCTGCCGAAGAAGACCATCGTCTTCGCCGACCTCGCCGAAGCCTCACGCCACCTCATCGACCACGCATGACGGAACTGCGGTCCGTACTGTTCCTGTTCTTCGCGGTCCTCGTCACGCCGTTCTTCGGCATCGCGGTTCCCCTGGGCGGCCTCTTCGGCTACAGGCCCGCGTCGTTCCTCGCCGCGGTGTGGGCACGCTCGATCATCGAGATCGCGAAGATCTGCTGCGGCATCAAGTGGGAGGTTCGCGGCTGGGAGAACCTGCCGAGCGAGCCGTCGATTCTCATGGCCAAGCACCAGTCGGCCTGGGAAACCCTCTTCATGGAATGCACCTTCCCGCCGCAATGCTGGATCGTGAAGAAGCAGCTGCTGTGGCTGCCCTTCGTCGGCTGGGGCCTGATGGGCATCCGCGCCATCGCGATCGATCGCTCGAGCGGGCATTCGGCCGTCGAGCAGATCGTCGAGCAGGGGAAGAAGCGCCTGGGCCAGGGCATGTGGGTTTCGATCTTCCCGGAGGGCACGCGCATTCCCGTGGGCAAGCGCGGCCGCTACGGAATGGGCGGGGCCATCCTTGCGGCGCGCACCGGTGCGCCCGTCGTCCCCATCGCGCACAATGCGGGCGAGTACTGGGGACGCTACGCATTCAAGAAGCACGCGGGCACCGTCACGGTCCTGATCGGCCCGCCGATCGCCACGGCCGGCCGCACGGCGCAGGACGTGAATCGCGACGTCGAAGAGTGGATCGAAGCGCGCATGCGCGAGCTCAACCCGGAGCGCTATGCGCAGGCTTGAGCTCGTCTCGCGCGATGTCCACCGCATCGCGCTCGCGGGCAACGACCTCGACTTCGTTCTTCTGCGCAAGCGCGGACGCCGCGGCGTGGGACTGCGCGTGGATGCGAGCGGGCTGACCGTCAGTGCGCCGCTCGCGGTGCCCCTCACAAAAATCGAAGCCCTCATCCGCAACAGCGAGCGCTGGGTCACGCGGAAGATCGCCGAATGGGGCACCAAGCGTGTGCCGGAAGCAAGTTGGTCCGAGGGCGCGGAGCTTCCGTACCTCGGGGGCAGCCTGGTGTTGCGGCTTTCGACGGCCGGTCGCGCGAAGGTCGAGCTGGGCGCGGGCGAGCTTCACGTCGCGGTTCCTTCCCGCGAGCCCGATGTCGTCAAGCGCGCCGTCGTTGCCTGGTACAAGAAAGCGGCGCTTGCGCATCTCGCGCAGCGCGCGTTCGCGCTGGCGCGCCTGGGCGGCATCACGCCGCCGCGCGTGCGGCTTTCGTCGGCGATGGCGCGCTGGGGCAGTTGCGATTCGCACGGCGAAGTGCGGCTCACGTGGCGGCTCGTGAAGGCGCCGCCCGAGCTGGTCGACTACGTGGTCTGCCACGAGCTCGCGCACCTTCGCCACATGGACCACTCGCGCGCGTTCTGGAATGAAGTCGAGCGCCTGTGCCCCGGCCACCGCCGGTTGCGCGCGGCGCTCGATGCGAGCGACCATCTGTACCGTTCCTTCTAGCGTCTTCTCCAGGAGTCCTGCCATGCGCCTGCTGCACACGATGATTCGCGTCGGTGACCTCGATCGCTCGATCGGTTTCTACACCGACGTCCTCGGAATGAAGCTGCTGCGCCGCAAGGACTATCCCGACGGCAAGTTCACGCTCGCCTTCGTGGGCTACGGCGACGAGGTCGACCACACGGTGATCGAGCTCACGCACAACTGGGAGACGAAGTCCTACGACCTGGGCAACGGCTTCGGCCACCTGGCGGTCTCGGTGCCCGATGCGTACAAGGCCTGCGAGGACGTGAAGCAGAAGGGCGGCAAGGTGACGCGCGAGGCGGGGCCGATGAAGCACGGCGGCAGCGTGATCGCTTTCGTCGAGGATCCCGACGGCTACAAGATCGAGTTCATCCAGCGCAACTAGCGTCGGCGAGCTGCACGAACTCCGCGACCGACAGCGTTTCGCCGCGTCGCCCGAGGTCCACGCCGGACGCGGCGAATCCCTCGTCACGCCCCAGTGCCTTCAGCGCATTGCGCAGCGTCTTGCGGCGTTGCGAGAACGCGCCCGCGACCACGCGCTCGAAATGCGCTTCGTCCTTCGCACGCAATCGGTCCTCACCGAGCGGCACCATGCGCACGACCGCCGAGTCGACCTTGGGCGGTGGCGTGAACGCGCCGGGCGGGACCCTCACGAGGAGCTCCATCGCGAAGCGGTATTGCAGCATCACCGACAGGCGCCCATAGGCCTCGGTATCGGGCGCAGCCACCATGCGTTCGACGACTTCCTTCTGCAGCATGAAGATGCAATCGCGCACGCGTGCGGCGTACTCGGCGACTCGGAAGAGGATCGGCGTGGAGATGTTGTAGGGAAGGTTGCCCACGACTCGCAGCGGTTGCGGCAGCTGCGCGAAATCGAACTCGAGCGCATCGGCTTCGTGCACCACGACCTTCGCTGGGTCGAGTCGAGCGCGCAGTGCCGACGCGAGGTCGCGATCGATCTCGATCACATGCAGCTTCTCGACGCGCTCGGCGAGATGATCGGTGAGCGCGCCGGGTCCCGGGCCGATCTCGACCATCGCGTCCGCGGGTTTCGCGTCGATCGCGGTGACGATGCGTCCGAGGTAATGGCGGTCGGTGAGGAAGTGTTGCCCGAAGCGCTTGCGGGGCCTCGGCAGGGTCATGTGACGTTCGCTCGGAAAGCGCGCTAGCGCCGCGCTGCCAGGTCGATCGCGAGCTCGATGGCTGCCTTGAGGCTGCCCGTGTCGATGACACCGGTGCCGGCAAGATCGACGGCCGTGCCGTGGTCGACGGAGGTGCGCACGATCGGCAGGCCGAGCGTGACATTCACCGCGTCGCCGAAGGCCGCGTGCTTGAGCACCGGCAGGCCCTGGTCGTGATACATCGCGAGCACCGCGTCTGCTTGTTCCAGCAGGCGCGGCGTGAACAGCGTGTCCGCGGGAAACGGTCCGCGCACCGAAAGCCCGTTGCGCACGGCCGCGTCGATCGCGGGGGCGATCACGTCGATCTCCTCGTGGCCGAGGTGCCCTGATTCTCCGGCGTGCGGATTGAGACCGGCGACGAGGATGCGTGGCTTGGCGATACCGAAGCGGCTGCGCAGGTCGTGATCGAGGATGCGCAGCGTCACATCGAGCGACTCGCGCGTGATCGCGCGCGGAACGTCGGCAAGCGGCAGGTGCGTGGTCGCGAGTGCGACGCGAAGGCGTCCACCCACCAGCATCATCACCACGCGTGCGGTGCCGGTCTTGTCGGCGAGGTATTCGGTGTGGCCCGTGAAGGCCACGCCCGCTTCGTTGATCGTGCTCTTCTGCACGGGGGCGGTGACGATCGCGCCGAACTCTCCGGAGCGGCAACCGGAGATCGCGCGGTCGAGCATCGCGAGGACGTAGCGCGCGTTGGCCGCATCGAGCCGGCCCGGCACCACGGGCGCGCTGGCGCTCACGTGCATGACCGACTCGGGAACGAAAGCCACCTTGCGAAGCTTCGCGCGCGCGGCGATCACTTCGCGATCCCCCAGGAACACCACGCGATCGCGGAAGCGCTCGTGCGCGAGGAGGGCGCACAAGTCCGGGCCGATGCCCGCAGGCTCGCCCGAAGTCACCGCGATCATGGGAGGTTCAGCGCTCTTCGAGCCGGTTTTCGACGAACGCGCGGTCGCGCGCCTGCCGCAGCCAGTCCGCGTAGGCTTCGTCGCCCTTGCGGGCGCGAATGGCCGTGCGCGCGGCGGCCTTCTTCCGCTCCTCCGACTGCTCGTCCGCGCGGCGCTCCTGCACTTGCAGGATGTGCCAGCCGAACGGCGTCTGGAACGGCGCGCTGACCTCACCGGTGGCCGACGCGTTCATCACCTTCTCGAATTCCGCGACCGTGTCGCCCGGCGCGAGCCAGCCGAGGTCGCCGCCCTTCGAGGCGGAGCCGTCTTCGGAATGCACCTTCGCGAGCTCGCCGAAATCCTCGCCGGCCGCGACGCGCACCTTGATGCGCGTGAGGCGTTCGCGGACTTCCGCATCCGTGAGGCCTTCGCGCGTGCGGATGAGGATGTGCCGCGCCTTCGACTGCTGGATCGTGGCCGCGGCCGCCTTGCCGCGCTTCTCGAGCAGCTTCACGATGTGGAAGCCGTTGGGGCTGCGCAGCAGGTCGGTCGTGTCGTTGACCTGCAGCTTCTCGATGGACTCGAGGAAGAGCGCGGGCAGCCGGCCCGAAGGACGCCAGCCGAGGTTGCCGCCCTGCAACGCATCGGGTGCATCAGAAAAGGTCGCGGCCACTTGCTGGAAGTTCACGCCGCGGCGCAGCTCCGTGAGCGCCTGCACGGCGCGCCGGCGGCGCTGCTCGATCTGGTCGGGCGAGGCCTGCGCGGGCACCATCACGAGGATGTGCGCGAGGCGGTATTCGGCGTCACCGCTTTTTTCCTTGGCTTCGCGGGCGACTTCGGTCTCGACCTCGGCATCGGTGACCACGAGGTTGTTCTCGACTTCGCGTTCGCGCAGGCGCGTGACCAGGATCTCGCTGCGGATGTCTTCGCGGAAGCGCGGGTAGGCCACGCCGTCCTTTTCGATCGCCTCGCGGAAGGCGGTCATCGACAGGTTGTTCTCCTGCGCGATGCGCTGGATCGTCTTGTCGAGCGTGGCGTCGTCGATCTTGAGCCCCGTCTCCTTCGCGTGCTGCACCTGCACGAGGTCGTTGATCATGCGCTCGAGGATCTGGCGCTGGAGGACATCCGCGGCCGGGAGTTGCCCGCCCTGCTTGCGCAGCTGGCTCGCGATGAGCGTCACGCGCTCACTGAGGTCGTTGGACGTGATGACCTCGTCGTTGACGACCGCGACGATGCGATCGACGGGAACCACGCGCGGGGGCGTGGCAGCCAGGCGCGGGTCGATGCGAGGGGTGGCCATCTGGGCGGACGCGCCCAGGGCGAGGGTCAGGGTGAGCAGCGCGAAAAGACGGTTGTTCATCGAGCAATCTCGTCGGACCGGCGATAGCCGGAGATGTTCTGACGCAGCGTCTCCAGCGGGTTGATGCCGATCCGCGAGAGTCCGGTGAGCTCGAGCTGGATCTGGAAGGAGGTCGAAACCTGCTGGGTCGCGGTGATGAATCGATGGGCCACCGCGCGAAGCTGCCAACAGTCGGCATTGTACTCGAACCCGACCAGCCCCTCGAGGAGCTTCTTGTCCTTGATGCTCCAGTTCACGCGGGCCACGCCGGTGAGGCCGCGCCACAGCGGCCACTGCGTGGAAACGTCGATCTGCTCGATGTCGTTTCGCGCGTAGCGGTACGCGGCGTTGAGCACGCGGCCCGGTTCCGGGAAGTAGCGCACGCCCAGCGCCCCCTTGGCCGCATCGCTGCGCGACGGGCTGTACTGCAGCACGAGGTCGGAGGTGATCGTGGGCGTGATCTGGCTCGAGACCACGCCGATGACGTCGGAGCGCTGCTCGTCGCGCGGCGGGCCCTCGAGCGTCACGCGCTGCGGCTCGAAGTAGTAGACCTGCCCGAGCGACGCGCGCAGCCGCTCGAGGCCCGTGCCCGATTCCACGAGGCGCGTGGTCACCGCCGCGGTGATCTGGTTCGCATCGCCGATGCGGTCGCCGCCGATGAAGCGGTTCTCGTAGAACATCTGCCCGAAATTGAAATCGGTCTCGGCCGTCGTGAAGTTGGGCAGCTTCGATTGGTCCTTGTACGGGACGTACAAGTAATACAGGCGTGGCTCGAGCGTCTGCTGGAATCGCTCGCCCCTGAATTCCCACGGGCGGTCGAAGAAGAGGCCCGCGTCCACGCTCGTGATCGGCAGGCCGCGCGTGCCTTCCTCGACGCCACCTGCGTTCTCCTTCACGTTGTACTGCGTGAAGTGGTACCCCACCTTCGGCGTGACGTAGCCGTAGCTGCGCCGGAACGGGACCTGCACCGAGGGATAGGCGATGAAGCGCTGGCCGTTCACGAGCTCCGGATGGCGGAAGTTGGAGAGCTCGCCGACGAATTGCCAGTCGGCGCCGAGAAAGTTCTGCTTGAGGCCCGAGGCGAGCAGCTGCGGGAGGATCTTGTACGGGGCCACCACGGGGGCGAGCGGATCCTGGAGGGTCTGGTAGGCGAGCGCGCGCGCCGACAGAGCCCAGATGTCGTCGCTGTACGAGAGGATCGCGTCGCGCGGCAGGTTGGTCTGCGAGGTCGCCGCGATGCGCGTGGACAGGTCGCGGAAGTAGTCGTCGTCGGAAACCCGCTGCGCGCTGATCGCCAGGGTGGTGTTGAAAGGCAGCGACTGCACGTGGCGCACGCCGAAGAAGTAGCGATCGGAGTCGGTGATGCGATCCTTTGGCAGGAACTCCGCGTCGAGCTGCCCCGAGAACGTGGGCCACAGGTAGCGGAACTCCGAACCGATCTGCAACCCGCGCTTCGAGAAGAGCTTGGGCGTGATCGTCGCATCCATGTTCTCGGCGATGTTCCAGTAGTAGGGCATCGCCAGCTCGAAGCCGCTCTGCCCCGACGAGCCGATGATCGGTGCGAGGAAGCCGCTCTTGCGCGCGTTGTCGAGCGGGAACGACAGCCACGGCGAGTAGAGGATCGGGACGCCGAGGAAGTAGACGGTCGAGTTGTAGGCGGTGCCGATGTTGCGCTTGCTGTCGATCTCGAGCTCGTGCACGCGAAGGAACCAGTCGTCTCGCGGCACGGGGCAGGTGGTGTACTCGGCGTCGAAGAGGCGGCTGATGTCCTCGCCCTCGAGCATTGCGCGCGAGGCGCTGCCGCGGCCGGCGGCGCGGCGGTCGAGCTTCTTCGGGATCTCGAACAGCGGCGCGTCCATCTCGCCCGTGTCGGTGCCGAGGTGGTACATGAGCTTCGGGCCGACGACCGCGTCGCCTTCCCGCTCCAGGCGGACCCGGCCGATCGCCACGGCCGTGTCGGTGACTTCGTTGTAGTCGACGCGATCGGCGCGAATGGAGGCCCCGCGTTGGCGCAGCGAGACGTTGCCCGTGGCGGTGATGGTCTTGTCGCGCTCGCCCCCGATCTCGTCGGCTTCGAGGAAGCGGATCGCGTCGCGCTCGAGCCGCGGCGGCGGCGGGCGCAGTTGCCGGTCGAGGCGCAAGCGCAACCCGTCGGAGTCCTGCGCGCGCGCGCCGGGTGCGGACCCGATCGCGCAGGCGATCAAGATCGCCATCGGGAGGAGTCTGGAAGGCATCCGGGAGACTGCGGGCACGATGCTAGAATTCGCGAAGGATACAGGCAAAAACACTGATGACTCGTCTCGCAGCGCTCGACGCGTGGCTGGGCGCTGCGCTCGACGGCGCACCGTTTCGCCGCGAACCGGCTTCCGCCGACGCAAGCTTCCGACGCTACTTCCGCATCTTCGTTCCGGACCGCACGTACATCGTGATGGATGCGCCCCCGGAGCGCGAGGACTCCCGCCCCTTCGTGCACGTCGCCGGCCTCCTGCGCGCAGCAGGCCTCAACGCGCCGGAAATCTACGCGCAGGACCTCGCGCAGGGCTTCCTGCTGCTCACGGACCTGGGACCGAAGACGTACCTGCAGTCTTTCGGCGAACAGGATCCCGACGCGCTTTTCCGCGACGCGATCGCAGCGCTCGTCACCTGGCAGGGTGCGAGCCGCGAGGGCGCGCTGCCGCCCTACGACGAAACGCTGCTGCGACGCGAGATCGAGCTCTTCCCCGAGTGGTACGTGAAGCGCCATCGGGGTGTGGAGCTCGATGCGGGCCAGCGCGAAAAGCTCGAAGGGGTATTCCGGGCCGTGCTCGCGGCGAATCTCGCCGAACCGCGCGTGTTCGTGCACCGCGACTTCATGCCGCGCAACCTCATGGTGAGCGCGCCCAACCCGGGCATCATCGATTTCCAGGATGCCGTCTACGGACCGATCAGCTATGACATCGCCTGCCTGCTGCGAGATGCGTACGTGAGCTGGGAGGAGCCGCAGGTCATCGACTGGACCATCCGTTACTGGGAGCGGGCGCGCAAGCACGGGCTGCCCGTGCCCGCGGACTTCGCCGACTTCTGGCGCAACGTCGAGTGGATGGGCCTGCAGCGCCACCTCAAGGTCGCCGGCATCTTCGCGCGCCTGCACTACCGCGACGGCAAGGCGGGCTACATCGACGACGCGCCGCGCTTCATCGGCTACATCCGCAAGACCGCCGGCCGCTACCGGGAGCTCGAACCGCTGCTGCGCCTCGTCGACCAGATCGAAGGCGCGCACGTCGAAACGCGGCTCACGTTTTGAAACGAACTCGCCGCGCGATCGTGCTTGCGGCCGGGCGCGGCGAGCGGCTGCGCCCGCTGACGGACACAACGCCGAAGCCCCTGCTCAAGGTGGGCGGTCGCACGCTGATCGAGCGGCAGATCGCGCGTCTCGTCGCCGGGGGGTTCACCGAACTGGTGGTGAACATCGAGCACCTCGGCGAGCAGGTCGAGAACGCGCTGGGTGATGGCTCGCGCCTGGGTGCTGCGATCCGCTATTCACGCGAGAACCCTGCGCTGGAGACCGCCGGCGGAATCGCGCGCGCATTGCCGCTGCTCGGTGATGAGCCCTTCGCGGTCGTGAGCGCGGACATCCACACGGCTTTCGACTACGCAACACTCGGTCCGATCGCCGACGCGATCGCGCGCGACTTCGAAAGACACGCGGCGCACTTCGTGCTCGTCGACAACCCGCCGTGGCATTCGGGCGGCGACATGGGACTGGCCAATGGGCGCGTCGCGCGCGGCAAGCCGTGGTTTACCTACGGCAACATCTCCGTCTTCCACCCGGCGAGCTTCGCGCCGCTCGACCCGAATGCGAAGCTGCGCATCTTCCCCTGGGCCTATGCGATGGTCGATGCCGGACGAGTCACCGGCGAGTACTTCGGCGGCGACTGGGACAACGTCGGAACCGCCGAGCAGCTCGCGGCGCTCGACCGGCGGCTGTCGGCGTAAAATGCCGCCATGAGACTCGAAAACCCCAATCAGCTGAAACCGTTCCGCAAGCGCCGCGCGCGCGTTGCGGCCGCCGCCGGATCCGGCGTGATCGTGCTGCCCACCGCACCCGAGCGCACGCGCAACGCCGACGCCCATTACGACTACCGGTGGGACAGCGCGTTCTTCTACCTCACGGGATTCCGCGAACCGGAGGCCGTGCTGGTGATCGTCGCCGGCAAGAAGCCGCGCGAGATCCTCTTCTGCCGCGAGAAGAACCTCGAACGCGAAATCTGGGACGGCTTCCGCTACGGTCCCGAGCTCGCGAAGAGCGCCTTCGGCTTCGACGAGGCCTACCCCTACGACCAGCTCGACCAGCGCCTGCCCGAGCTCCTCGCGAACCAGGAAACGCTGCACACCCCGGTCGGCGCGGACCCCGAGTGGGACGTGCGCGTGACCGGCTGGCTCAACGCCGTGCGCGCGAAAGTCCGCACGGGCATCAGCGCGCCCGCGCAGATCAGCGACATCCGCGCGACCGTGAGCGACATGCGCCTCATCAAGGACGAGCACGAGATCGCGATCATGCGGCGCGCCGGCGAAATCTCGAGCGCGGCCCACGTGCGCGCGATGCGCGTGGCGGCACCGGGCAAGCGCGAATACGAAGTCGAAGCCGAGCTGATCCACGAGTTCATCCGCAATGGCGCGCGTTCCGCGGCCTACGGCTCGATCGTCGCGACCGGCGCGAATGCCTGCGTGCTCCACTACCGCGAGAACGACGCCGAGATCCGCAAGGGCGACCTCATGCTGATCGACGCGGGCTGCGAGCTCGACAGCTACGCTGCCGACATCACGCGCACGTTCCCCGTCGACGGCAAGTTCACGGCCGTGCAGAAGGACGTCTACGAACTCGTGCTCGCCTCGCAGGAAGCCGCGATCAAGGCCGTGAAGCCGGGTGCGGACTTCATCGATTACCACGACGCCGCGACCAAGGTGCTCGTGCAGGGCCTCATCGACTTCAAGCTCTGCAAGGGCAGCGTGTCGAAGGTGCTCGAGGACGGTTCGTACAAGCAGTTCTACATGCACCGCACCGGCCACTGGCTGGGCCTGGATGTGCACGATGCCGGCGACTACATGCGCCGCGGCAAGTGGCGCAAGCTCGAGCCGGGCATGGTGCTCACCGTCGAACCCGGGCTCTACATCCGTCCCGCGGCCAATGTCCCGAAGGCGTTCTGGAACATCGGCGTGCGTATCGAGGATGACGTGCTCGTCACCGCGAAGGGCCGCGACGTCCTCACGAGCGCGTGTCCCAAGCGCGTGAAGGACGTCGAGGCAGCGGTCCGCGGGTAGGGGTCAGATCCCTTTATCCGCGAGATCAAAGGGGTCTGACCCCTTGAATCTTCCCTCCATGCTCGACGTCGCCATCATCGGTGCGGGTCCTGTCGGCGCGACGGTTGCCGCGCTCGCCTCCGATTCCGGACTCGACATCGGTGTCTTCGAGGCCCGCGGCGGGCCGTCGAACGACAAGCGCACGTTGGCCCTTTCGCATGCGAGCCGCGAGATTCTCGAGGGCGCGAACGCGTGGCCCGCTCAGGGCGTGACGCCGATCGAGTCCATCCACATTTCGCAGCAGGGCGGCCCGGGCCGCACGCTGCTCGAAGCGAGCGAGCAACGCATTCCGGCGCTCGGCTACACCGTGGCCTATGCGGCGCTCGAATCGACGCTCGAAGCGCGCCTGGTGCGCTCCGGCGTGACGACGCGCTTCGGCGAGGCGTGCACGCAGATTGATCTTGCCGACGACGCCGCGACGGTGCGGTTCGAGTCCGGCCGCGAGGCGCGCGCGCGATTGCTGGTGCTTGCCGATGGCGGCGCGAACTCCACGCGCATTCCGGGCATCGCCTATACGACCAAGGATTACGACCAGCTCGCGCTGACGGCGCCGGTGAGCACCGATCGCGCCCACGGCGCGCGCGCCTATGAGCGCTTCACGCCGCAAGGACCCGCTGCGTTGTTGCCGGTCGGCGATCGCTTCGCGCTCGTCTGGACCGCCAGCCCGGCCGAGGCGAAACGGTTGCTGGCACTCGACGATGCCGCGTTCCTCGTGGAACTGCAGGCGCATTTCGGCGATCGCGCCGGCCGGTTCACCGAGGTGGGGCCGCGCGCCGCGTTCCCGCTGAAGCTGCGCACGGTCAACACGAATATCGCGTTGCGTACCGCGATCGTCGGCAACGCCGCGCAGGCGCTGCATCCGGTGGCGGGGCAGGGCCTGAATCTCGGATTGCGCGATGCTCAATCGCTCGCGACGGCCCTTTGCACGCGCGGACGTGCCGCGATCGGCGAAGCCGCGATGCTCGCGGACTATCGCGAGAGCCGCCGCCGCGACACGTTGCGCGGCGTGGCCTTCACCGATTTTCTCGTCTCGGCGTTCGCCGATGCGCGCCGCCTTCCCACCTGGGGACGCGGCCTCGCGCTCACGGTGCTCGATCTCTTTCCGCCGGCGCGTCGGCTGCTCGCGCAACGCATGATCCATGGAGCGGGTTCGCCGTGAAGTCGCCCCGCGTGCTCGTGGCGGGTGGCGGCCCCGTGGGCCTGGCTTTCGCTTGCGCGGTCCGAGATTGCGCGGTGACGGTGGTGGACAGCGCCCGCGCCGCACCGATCGCAAGCGACGACTATGACGTGCGCATCTTCGCGCTGAGCCCCGGCTCGCGCGAATTCCTGCGCGACATCGGCGCGTGGGACGAACTCGAGATGCGGCGCGTGGCGCCCGTGCGCCGCATGGAGGTATTCGGCGACGCCGGTGCGCAGCTGGGCTTTTCGGCGCCGCCGCGGGGCGCGCTTGCGTGGATCGTCGAGGCGGGCCGCCTGTCCGCGGCGATCGAGGCCGCGGCACGCACGCGCGGCAGTGTGGAGATTCGACGCAACGCACGCGCGCAAGGCTATGGCGCACGCGCGAACGGCGCTTCGCTGGAGCTCGAATCGGGCGAGCGGATCGAGGGCGATCTTCTCGTCGGCGCCGACGGCCCCGACTCGCCGATGCGCGCCGGATTGTCCCTCGCTGTCGAGGAGAGCGCGTACGAGGAAACCGCGATCGTCGCCAATTTCGCGACTGAGCAGCCCCACGAGGGCATCGCGCGCCAATGGTTTCGCAGCGACGGCGTGCTCGCGTGGCTGCCGCTGCCCGGCAACAAGATCTCGATCGTGTGGTCCGCACCGAATGCCGTGGCGCAGGAGCTCGCCTCACGCGACGGTCCGGGACTCGCGCGGCGCGTGCGCGATGCCGGCGGCGCGGCGTTGGGTGAACTCGAGTCGATCTCGCCGCAAGGGCGCTTTCCCCTGCGCCTGATCCGCGTGCCGCACGTGGTGATGCCCGGCGCGGCGCTCATCGGCGACGCGGCCCATGGCATCCATCCGCTTGCGGGCCAGGGCGTGAACCTGGGATTCCAGGACGCGCGCGTGCTTGCGCACGTTCTCTCCGGCCGCAGCGCGCTCGAGCGCCCCGGCGATCTTCGCGTGTTGCGCCGCTACGCGCGTGCGCGCCGCGAGGATGTCGGCTCGGTGCAGTGGCTCTCCGATGGCCTCGACCGGCTTTTCGCGACACGCAACCCGGCCGCGGCAACGCTTCGCAACGCAGGAATGCGCCTCGTGGATTCCCAGCCCTGGGCCAAGCGCCTCCTGGCCGCGCGAG contains:
- a CDS encoding FAD-dependent monooxygenase; the encoded protein is MLDVAIIGAGPVGATVAALASDSGLDIGVFEARGGPSNDKRTLALSHASREILEGANAWPAQGVTPIESIHISQQGGPGRTLLEASEQRIPALGYTVAYAALESTLEARLVRSGVTTRFGEACTQIDLADDAATVRFESGREARARLLVLADGGANSTRIPGIAYTTKDYDQLALTAPVSTDRAHGARAYERFTPQGPAALLPVGDRFALVWTASPAEAKRLLALDDAAFLVELQAHFGDRAGRFTEVGPRAAFPLKLRTVNTNIALRTAIVGNAAQALHPVAGQGLNLGLRDAQSLATALCTRGRAAIGEAAMLADYRESRRRDTLRGVAFTDFLVSAFADARRLPTWGRGLALTVLDLFPPARRLLAQRMIHGAGSP
- a CDS encoding FAD-dependent monooxygenase produces the protein MKSPRVLVAGGGPVGLAFACAVRDCAVTVVDSARAAPIASDDYDVRIFALSPGSREFLRDIGAWDELEMRRVAPVRRMEVFGDAGAQLGFSAPPRGALAWIVEAGRLSAAIEAAARTRGSVEIRRNARAQGYGARANGASLELESGERIEGDLLVGADGPDSPMRAGLSLAVEESAYEETAIVANFATEQPHEGIARQWFRSDGVLAWLPLPGNKISIVWSAPNAVAQELASRDGPGLARRVRDAGGAALGELESISPQGRFPLRLIRVPHVVMPGAALIGDAAHGIHPLAGQGVNLGFQDARVLAHVLSGRSALERPGDLRVLRRYARARREDVGSVQWLSDGLDRLFATRNPAAATLRNAGMRLVDSQPWAKRLLAARAMR